ATGAGATTTTCATGAGCTTTAATTgcataaaacaatttttaatcaTAGGGtattatttgatacatttatGGTGAAAAGTTTTAACTCCACAAGCAGAGTTGAGATTTTGCTCTGTgttcttaaattatatttaaattaaaaaaaaaaggcatgtGGCAAAACCTCAATCCACTTGTGGAATAAATAGGAAATGTGTTCTTAAATTATACTTGCAACATTTATCATATATTgtataatgaaaaattattccATACACCGCCTATGGAGTTTTTTAAACATTACAAGCGGATTAAGGGATTGACAAGTATATTATAGGatgcataatatatatatatatatatatatatatatatatatatatacatgatacTTGTCATATTTTCAATctatttgtgaaatttaaaaaatttagaagcgatatatcaaataattatctatATGTAATTCTATAATCACACAAGATATTActtttgaaatgtttatttataaataaaaaatcataaattttcaagATTAATTAAAAGTCTACTAAAACAGGAAATAAGCTAGCTTTCCTCTCTTTGCTTGAAAGAATGAACAAccataagaaattattttcaaagagtGTTGtgttatataataattaattatctcttGATTGATGAGCAAAGTCTTCTAATGCTTGATTGCTTAATTCTATGTAATGTTtgatgttaatttaattattttattttggttggaatgtattttgattatgagttaataatcaattttagttattaatattatttataagtgtAATTGTATTTGTATtcgtaaatatatttataatttttaaaaatgtactCAAGTTTTCtctttcctaaaaataataaattttctttaaaatcttgTCTTCTCAAACTaagatttatgatttttattattgatttatacAATTAACTTTTTCCATgatagtttcatttatttaccaAGATTTTTGTTGTTACACTTATAATAACATTCGatatttagatatatatttttaaatttccgAGAATAATGTCAATTATTGAGATTTGGATCAcatctttaacaaaatttaacaatgtaattccattgattgaaaattattttctttaataaaatgtgattgatagatttttatgaatgattttaaatattttattgaaataacattttaattaaaattattattattttatttaggaataaacataatttcattaaaatttgattgaaagttTGTTATAGATAACTAACTCAACAAAAAAAgtatatttcataattataaatgaaaagttattcaaaaggataaaataaaatataaaaatcaattattcaacaaattgttttattataatgaaAAATGGTTATAAAGAgggtttatatataagtttgatgtcttatttcattattaggaggtaattaaatattttaaaataatatttatatactttttataattaattttaaaaaatggttattattaaataataaattaaataggaAAGAATCTACTTACCcaacataaaattaatatctCTTACACacctccataaatatttaaacaattttttttaaatccaaatgCTAACCACTTACTTAACCACCATTAGACAAATTATTGGTTCCAAAGAAACTATGAATTAGTGTTGAGTAATTTAAGCATTAAATATTGGTTTAGATTTgactcaaaatatatttaaaatacacaaattagattataaatatctgtatatttattatatagacCGTTTTAATTTAACGtgttaaagaataaattgtcgGATTCAAGCAGTCCATGTTGTAGGTGCACATGCTTAAATATGTTCAACATTAGATTTCAGCTAACATTTAACGCCTAAGCTAATGGTTAGGTTAACAAAAAGATCTAGTTGATACGAAATTGATACTTtaagaatttaaccaaaatgtTTGAAAGTTTAACGACCAATTGCCAATGTGAGCATAATTTGGGAATatccaataaaattaaatagttttgtTAGAACAATTTTTAGTTGGTCGCCCCGTTAGCCAGTTCATCTTCTTCTTGTCATAGATGATTAGAGTTGGGAGGAGGCAGGTTTTTTGATGAAGAAGTAGGTAAAATTCCAGTATCTGGAGGGCAACCCCCCTTAGGAGGGTATTTAGAAATGTGTATAAGAGGTTTTTTTCCAGGTCAGGTtaagatatatttattataactcTATAACAATTTGTCCTCCACCTTGTTGAAGAAGAGTTATAAAGTGACTCTTCTGAGATAAAGTTACACGCGTGCAACATGTAATTAAGGGCTTACTACATAAGTTttaactcgaaaatttattGAGTAAATTGTTATagaattataacaaaatatatcttaaCCCGATTCGGAATCCGACCAGAAAAATATCCTCTTATACACATTTCTAAATACCCTATTGAAGGGGGTCAGTTCTTTAGACACTGGACTTTTACCTTATTTTTCATCAGAAAACGTGTCTCTTCCCAACTCTAAACATCTATGACAAGAAGAAGATAAATTGACTAATAAGGCGACCAACTAGAAACTGTTCTaacaagtttaaaaattaaaagttaattataaatatCGAGATTCGAATTTCAAAAATCACTGGATATCACACTTTGAGAATAATTGCTTACACCATCCATATTAGTTAAAGTTCCTTTTTATGCTTTGTTGTTAGGTTAGTGTACTcaccaaaatgataaaatagaaagaaagcTTTGATGCTATAATAAAGCGTGTAAATAAAGCAAGCAATAAAAGTCAGTTTGtgaaattttacatttggaCTATAACTAAAAGTTGGTTGGATCTTTTGTCGGTCGGCcataatttagaaattattacAACTTTTTGGGTAAATTTCATTGcaggtcactcaactattatcttttttcttttttggttacctaactatcaatattttaaatttggtcacttaactattgctcatttttttagtcacctaactatttttttaatttggtcatttaactaatcaaaattttgtttttgagcCTATTTCCGTTAAATTGagattattaataatttttgagaATTAAATTGAGAACTAATCAAAATTGGTAGTAGTTGGGTGACCagaaaattaatacaaaaaattaatatgaaaaagtCGAGAACTGAAGCGAATCAACCGAATTATGATAGatagttcaaaaaaaaaaaacccgatTGAACTGAATTGTTATCATCCCtattgactaaaatgtaaaaattttaacgtaATAGTTTGCACTTTGCACGATAATCCACATGTATTTCatgctattttttaatttttttaattttttatattatattttaaaaatatttttataattttaaaataacgaAAAGGTCTAATGCATTTATgggtgagtattcgatcgaatcaagtaaaattttttgaattaatcgaGTTAAtgagtcttattttatcatcctaactcgatttgttCAAATCATgtcgagtaaaatgaaattgagtctagttgaatcaaatgaaattattcgagttaaattacacatgtaaaattaaaattttgttacaatatgattaaatcaatgttagagaacataaatttgaaaccatatatttCGAAAACactttcaaagcaaaataagaaaaaaaacactttaataTGATAAACTTCAATAATTAGTTTACTTAGTtgggtcccaaaattattatttaagattatttaatattttataaaaaatttgaattttttataatttttgttaagagaccaatttgctcattttcaaaattgataaggaccaaaagtatatttataacaatatgttatttgagttattcaattgtaacttgaaactcaatttactaaaaaaacacCATATAACTCGatttgattaactcaaaatttaattttttatttttattttttcgagtcaaATTGATTTTTACTCACCCTTAAATAACTCTACAACCTCCTTATTTCCTAATGTAATTAACAAGGGTATGTGATCAGATGTAATTTTTTGAAGGTGTAAAACAGTCGTACCTGAGAACTTGCACTCCCATTGAACGTTACAAAGAGCACGATGAAACTGCCCAAGGAGTCCCCCTCTCCTCCAAGTGAAGTTGGGTCCCTTGTAACCTATGTCAGACAGATTGCAGTTAAAAACCATATCTTGAAAGAGTCGGCAGACAGTTTATTGCTTTAACCGGAGGCATCTAAGCCTTCCTCCATATCATCCGCCGCTGGAACCACTTCCCAATTCATCAgtaattttaatgctttaaacGGTATGCTAGAAAACTTTTTTGGACGgaattaaaattgtatatttttacgatagtaaaaatataattttatcagtttaataatatatattttactattttaaaggataaattaaatttttattattttggagaTAAACGTacattttaccattactaatttaaaattttacgaaCTATAAAAAAagcctaaataaaaaatttttcgTTTTAGGGGAGATGGGGCTCCTACTAAATTGTATATAATGGTACAGAATAAGTTAATGGCTGCAATGGCTTAAATAAGAACAACTGTTTATGCGTTACTAATCTAACAAAGATCTACATTAGAACTGAATGTTTCCTAAAATGCTCAAAGAACTTACTATAGTGTAAACTAAGTTGTATTCTCAATGCATGTGTACATTGtttataataacttttaaatttttttataacattagtaatttatttactttatttcacACGAGTATAGCATTATGAttcctaatttttattttttgatacaatgtttagaatttttcaTAGCACTTCTTCAATTAGGATAATGCGTTTTAGCACACTCGAACTCACATCCGACAACGTTACTTTATTCCCTCAATTGTTTtcaaatactaattaatttttcagaaaCCCCTAACCTAAATCCCAATAATGTATCAAAGCCATCAACCTCAAATCGGACCTAAATAGTTTGACAACAACAAAGTTTCAAATTATCAAGTTAAGGTAAAATGTCAAATCCCCAATTTCCAAATGGCAACATTGAATTGCATCCACATCACATAGTTTCTTAAAAGGCTGGCTTTGCTTGCCTCAATACTTGAATATTATTTGCATGCAAACAAGGGATATTTTTGGGGGGTGGGGGGAAATCAATCCCATATTTCCATGAAGTTGAAGTCACTTTTATTTAGATTTAGTCCCTCTATAAAGAAAGGGTATGGAGTCTTAGTTTCAATACTCAAAATCAATCCTTTCTAgatttcaagccatttcaagaTCAAACACCCAAAAGAGGTGTTTACAAAATGGATCAAAGAGAAAACAAGGAACAGAAATCTTTGGTTCaatttatgaaaactcagtTTCATGGGAAATTTCCTCATTTGATCCTTTCGGTTTCtgttttttcccttttgttgTCTCATTCATGTTGGCTTTCTTTGCTCCGTTGTTTTAGCTTCAATTTCCACAACACACTCCCTTTCCAATTATTTAGTCATAATATAGATAAGAACTACATGTTCCTTCTCTGCAATGGCCTGCTTGTTTTTCTAGCAAAATTCTCAGGATCTATCAGTTCATCGAAGTACAATAATAATCTCAGTGTTCTTGAttatgatgatgaagatgaagatattCCCCATACAGTTGAGTCACTTGTCTTGGACCAGCCCAAAACACCACTGTCGCAGAAAGATGAAGCAATAGAAAACAGTGCTTTAATGGAAGaaacagcagcagcagcagcagaaGCTGAAATCGAAACTCAAAACTGCAGCCTGCtagaggaagaagatgaaggtgAAAAATGGGGTTTGGATCCTTTGATGaaaaatggtgtttttgttGGAGAAAGCACTGAAAGTACAGATGAGCTCAACAAAAGGTTTGATGAATTTATTAGAAAGATGAAGGAAGAATTGAGGGTCGAAGCTAAACAGCAGTTAGTCATGGTTTAATTTAAGGATCGGTCCTCTTCAATGGATCCAATCACCATAATAATCTCCTTAATTTTACATGTTTCTATGATCAATTTTTAGCatgtttttagatttttgaaGTTGGAATCTCTACAAATAGAAATTCTTCCTCGATATTCCAAGGTATTTAGGTTGCTGCTTGTAAATTATGTGTTTGATTATGCAATATTCAGTCTTTAGCTTTCATACTCCATTTTGCAAggaaatttgttaaaataaatattcaaatttaatgagTTTTTGTGTTTCGGAAAATTTTTTGAAGTGTCGTACATTTAAAATTGACGGGTCCTTTAACGGGTCGATATTATTCTAAGATTGAActagaattttgttttttaattctATGAAAAGCTCAAGTACGTTGAAGGCTACTTGAAAATGTGGTAAGTTCATAAAACAAGAATACCTCAAGGGACTCACATCCTTTAGGTTGGGGATTCAAATTCTACCATGGGTAACTGGCCACGATTTCTTTGGTAGGTCATTGTCTTGTGACGAGGTGTTGTCACTTATGAACCATCGTCTATTTAGGCAATCTATCAAAGTACTCGAGTTCTTTGCAAAGTCAGAAGATAAAATCCTAACTGGACTCGAGGATTATACCGACTTGTTGAGGGATTCATCGGTTCCAAACAAACGACATTTTGAATGTTTCTCCAAAAAAAATCGGCCTTCCCTCAACAAATTCATAAACTTACGTATCATATGGCTCTTATCTAATATCGAATCTTTTCAAGTCAAAAATTTAACTAGTCTTGTCGTgaaatactattttttatatctGCAACcccttatattatttttaaatatcaactgGAAATTGggtataaatttttattggtcCATTTGTATTATTGGACTATGAAAATTATGGCAATTAGGACTTAGCTTTGATTGTCAAAAGCCCTATGGTAGCTTTACATTTACTTCAATTGGAAAATTGTGGATTAAGGCTCATTATTTTCAGTACACACCaccagaaaaaagaaaagtttaaaattagtcCAATAATAAATCCCCATTTGTCAGCTTTaagatttttcttaaattgctttaaaaaaataaatgttttaaaaatcagATGAAACTCTTAGGCCACCAATTTTTAATTCAGCCAATTGGGTTgtcaattcaaaaataattaaataaattattaaaaaataataaaaattaattaaaatattaaaaaatttatgaactGGTCCaatcattgatttttttgtctcaattttccttttttattagtTCCGAATGGTTTGCTTTGGTTTGGTTCAATTTCTTTGTCTGAATCGATCTGATCTAATTCCAACCAACATTATTTTTTACTGTGAGGggttacaaatatttaaatttatttttttatttttaaaaacaatttttcgAATTAACTGAGGAAAGAAAttattggaaaaagaaaattatgcgTGTTGGGATTTTGCAGataatatttttgagaaataagATCTCAATAAACAATCTTGAGATTAAAAGAAATCCTCTTGATTGtgtttataaataaaactttgtgctttaaaaattaaaagttatgccaaaataaaatttagtaatttgTCTGCGGTGAAAAACTTGTCTTtagttttagaaaagaaaaacatcatTTTCGTTTTGtcagaaaatgaaaaatcaaaacaaaaattctgtaaaaaacatacataaaaacgtgtttaaattaaaactataaataatttttgaaaaattaaaataaaaataagtgaaaattaaaatatatatttattgttttcactaaaatattttacaaagcaatttgaaaataataatagggtaaatttaaaatagtcacttttatttgtttcaggttacattttagtcatttatgtttgaaatgtttcGTTTTAGTCAGTTACGTTATTGTGTTgcaacattttagtcattgagtgTTAATTGTCATTAATAGTGTAACGGTAAACtaatgtggcacgttaaatcattatttcaaacgaaaaatttaggttaaattatacaattggtcccatattttttcattttgagttttttttcttttatgttctttgaactttcccttttttttttcctttattttacat
The Gossypium raimondii isolate GPD5lz chromosome 8, ASM2569854v1, whole genome shotgun sequence DNA segment above includes these coding regions:
- the LOC105793068 gene encoding uncharacterized protein LOC105793068, with the translated sequence MFLLCNGLLVFLAKFSGSISSSKYNNNLSVLDYDDEDEDIPHTVESLVLDQPKTPLSQKDEAIENSALMEETAAAAAEAEIETQNCSLLEEEDEGEKWGLDPLMKNGVFVGESTESTDELNKRFDEFIRKMKEELRVEAKQQLVMV